The Microbacterium sp. LWO12-1.2 genome includes a window with the following:
- a CDS encoding amino acid ABC transporter permease, with protein sequence MSSVLYDVPGPRAIARNRILAIVTIAVVLAIVGFVILRMFETGQFSSEKWYVFTFSNVWMGILKALGNTLAAFALAAVLSIILGFTLAIGRLSEHAWVRIPVTAITELFRAVPVLVFMMLLYYGLPVVGVKMDPYWAVVIALMAYNGSVLAEVLRAGIESLPRGQKEAGYAIGLRKSGVMRLILLPQAIRAMLPVIVAQLVVTMKDTALGFIITYPELLYYAKQLTSQQGRPILQSAFVIGGIYIIMCLILSGIARWVEIRTRRSPKVSAIVGGGNPAADDESTLTEVIAMQRGAGKFDMGNGPGAV encoded by the coding sequence ATGAGCTCCGTACTGTACGACGTCCCCGGCCCCCGGGCGATCGCCCGCAACCGCATCCTCGCCATCGTCACGATCGCCGTCGTGCTCGCCATCGTCGGCTTCGTGATCCTGCGGATGTTCGAGACCGGGCAGTTCTCCTCGGAGAAGTGGTACGTCTTCACCTTCTCGAACGTGTGGATGGGCATCCTCAAGGCGCTGGGCAACACGTTGGCCGCCTTCGCGCTGGCCGCCGTGCTCAGCATCATCCTCGGATTCACGCTCGCGATCGGTCGGCTCTCGGAGCACGCGTGGGTGCGCATCCCCGTGACCGCGATCACCGAGCTGTTCCGCGCGGTGCCGGTGCTGGTCTTCATGATGCTGCTCTACTACGGCCTCCCCGTGGTGGGGGTGAAGATGGACCCGTACTGGGCCGTCGTCATCGCGCTCATGGCCTACAACGGCTCGGTGCTCGCCGAGGTGCTGCGCGCCGGCATCGAATCCCTCCCGCGTGGACAGAAGGAAGCCGGCTACGCGATCGGACTCCGCAAGAGCGGCGTGATGCGTCTGATCCTGCTCCCGCAGGCCATCAGGGCCATGCTCCCTGTCATCGTCGCCCAGCTGGTCGTCACGATGAAGGACACCGCTCTCGGGTTCATCATCACGTACCCCGAGCTGCTGTACTACGCCAAGCAGCTGACCTCGCAGCAGGGGCGTCCGATCCTGCAGTCCGCGTTCGTCATCGGCGGCATCTACATCATCATGTGCCTGATCCTCTCGGGCATCGCGCGCTGGGTCGAGATCCGCACGCGGCGCTCGCCGAAGGTCTCGGCGATCGTCGGCGGAGGAAACCCCGCGGCGGACGACGAGTCGACACTGACCGAAGTCATCGCGATGCAGCGCGGAGCGGGGAAGTTCGACATGGGCAACGGGCCGGGCGCCGTCTGA
- a CDS encoding amino acid ABC transporter permease: MDVIFGNLDLWGKAIGNTLLVFFIGGIIALVLGMIVGAMRVSPIPIARGVGTLYVNIVRNTPLTLVFFFFVFGYPQLGLPDLSNTVLGILAIGIYTATYVAEVLRAGINTVPVGQAEAARAIGLPFGQVMTLVILPQAFRSVVPPMMSVFIALLKNTTVAAGFSIAELAALRSTINDSADRPGNPMEVLLWVAVVFVVLVLLMSWLQRHLENRWRIAR, encoded by the coding sequence GTGGACGTCATCTTCGGCAACCTCGACCTGTGGGGCAAGGCGATCGGCAACACGCTGCTCGTCTTCTTCATCGGCGGCATCATCGCGTTGGTGCTCGGCATGATCGTCGGCGCCATGCGCGTCTCTCCGATCCCGATCGCCCGGGGCGTGGGCACGCTGTACGTCAACATCGTGCGCAACACTCCACTGACCCTCGTCTTCTTCTTCTTCGTGTTCGGCTATCCGCAGCTCGGGCTGCCGGACCTGTCGAACACCGTGCTCGGCATCCTCGCGATCGGCATCTACACGGCCACCTACGTCGCCGAGGTGCTGCGCGCCGGCATCAACACCGTCCCGGTGGGTCAGGCCGAAGCCGCCCGCGCCATCGGGCTGCCGTTCGGGCAGGTGATGACGCTGGTCATCCTGCCCCAGGCTTTCCGCTCGGTGGTGCCCCCGATGATGAGCGTGTTCATCGCGCTCCTCAAGAACACCACCGTTGCGGCCGGCTTCTCGATCGCCGAACTCGCGGCCCTCCGCTCCACGATCAACGACTCCGCCGACCGCCCTGGGAACCCCATGGAGGTCCTGCTCTGGGTCGCCGTGGTGTTCGTGGTGCTGGTCCTGCTGATGAGCTGGCTGCAACGCCATCTCGAGAACCGATGGAGGATCGCGCGATGA
- a CDS encoding glutamate ABC transporter substrate-binding protein, which translates to MRRTRTLAGIGIAATALLALTACNSGTPSSPGAGTGGEEGGEESTWFEVATDVQLEGSPTFDAIKERDKVVVGVKEDQPGLGYLDVTSGERTGFDVDIARWIAASLGYDEDKIEFKPIASANREQAIVNGDIDYYVGTYSINDKRKELIDFAGPYFVTGQGLLVAADADDAEALEDFNGKTVCSATGSTPIQNIKANFPDIKTQEYDLYSACVQDLIDGKVDAVTTDQAILIGYAAQYPDDVKVTGGLFTEENYGVGLAKGDDVLRAHINELFTDGGDIWQAIFDKNLGSSGIEVEQPAVDAY; encoded by the coding sequence ATGCGACGCACACGGACACTGGCAGGCATCGGCATCGCAGCCACGGCGCTGCTGGCACTCACGGCCTGCAACAGCGGCACGCCGTCCAGCCCCGGAGCAGGCACCGGCGGTGAGGAAGGCGGCGAGGAGAGCACCTGGTTCGAGGTCGCCACGGACGTGCAGCTCGAAGGCAGCCCCACGTTCGACGCCATCAAGGAGCGCGACAAGGTCGTCGTCGGCGTGAAGGAGGACCAGCCCGGTCTCGGCTACCTCGATGTGACCTCGGGGGAGCGCACCGGTTTCGATGTCGACATCGCCCGCTGGATCGCCGCATCGCTCGGCTACGACGAGGACAAGATCGAGTTCAAGCCGATCGCCTCGGCGAACCGCGAGCAGGCCATCGTGAACGGCGACATCGACTACTACGTCGGCACCTACTCGATCAACGACAAGCGCAAGGAACTCATCGACTTCGCCGGTCCCTACTTCGTCACCGGTCAGGGACTCCTGGTCGCGGCGGACGCGGACGATGCCGAGGCGCTCGAGGACTTCAACGGCAAGACCGTCTGCTCGGCGACCGGCTCCACGCCGATCCAGAACATCAAGGCGAACTTCCCCGACATCAAGACGCAGGAGTACGACCTGTACTCCGCCTGCGTCCAGGACCTGATCGACGGCAAGGTCGACGCGGTCACCACCGACCAGGCGATCCTCATCGGCTACGCGGCCCAGTACCCGGACGACGTCAAGGTCACCGGTGGACTGTTCACCGAGGAGAACTACGGTGTCGGACTCGCCAAGGGCGATGACGTGCTGCGCGCGCACATCAACGAGCTGTTCACCGACGGCGGCGACATCTGGCAGGCCATCTTCGACAAGAACCTCGGTTCCTCCGGCATCGAGGTCGAGCAGCCCGCGGTCGACGCGTACTGA
- a CDS encoding amino acid ABC transporter ATP-binding protein, protein MMTSGTALVVVENVQKHYGDFQALTDIDLTVNSGEVVVVIGPSGSGKSTLCRTINRLETITSGSIRIDGKELPAEGKGLANLRADVGMVFQSFNLFAHLTILENVTLGPIKVRGMKKADAEKEAMVLLERVGIAKQASKLPAQLSGGQQQRVAIARALAMQPKVMLFDEPTSALDPEMINEVLDVMVDLAHDGMTMIVVTHEMGFARKAADRVVFMADGRIVEEATPEEFFTNPKSDRAKDFLSKLLTH, encoded by the coding sequence ATGATGACCTCAGGTACGGCCCTCGTCGTGGTAGAGAACGTCCAGAAGCACTATGGCGATTTCCAGGCACTGACCGACATCGATCTCACGGTGAACTCCGGTGAGGTCGTGGTCGTGATCGGCCCGTCCGGTTCCGGCAAGTCGACGCTCTGCCGCACGATCAATCGGCTCGAGACGATCACCAGCGGCTCGATCCGCATCGACGGCAAGGAGCTCCCCGCCGAAGGCAAAGGGCTCGCGAACCTCCGTGCCGATGTCGGCATGGTGTTCCAGTCGTTCAACCTCTTCGCGCACCTCACGATCCTCGAGAACGTGACGCTCGGTCCGATCAAGGTCCGTGGCATGAAGAAGGCGGATGCCGAGAAGGAGGCCATGGTGCTCCTCGAACGTGTGGGCATCGCCAAGCAGGCTTCCAAGCTCCCGGCCCAGCTCTCCGGCGGTCAGCAGCAGCGTGTGGCGATCGCCCGCGCGCTGGCGATGCAGCCCAAGGTGATGCTGTTCGACGAGCCGACCAGCGCGCTCGACCCCGAGATGATCAACGAGGTCCTCGACGTGATGGTCGACCTCGCGCACGACGGCATGACGATGATCGTCGTCACCCACGAGATGGGCTTCGCCCGCAAGGCCGCCGACCGGGTCGTCTTCATGGCAGACGGCCGGATCGTGGAAGAGGCCACTCCGGAGGAGTTCTTCACGAACCCGAAGAGCGATCGCGCCAAGGACTTCCTCTCGAAGCTCCTCACGCACTGA
- a CDS encoding TAXI family TRAP transporter solute-binding subunit: protein MSAAGRRVLAVITAAVLVAALSACTPRASEWGDDTAVIAGGGSTGVYFDYGSHLAAELSDALGVRAAVEETDGSVENLLQVGSGEALLGFAQGDAAADAVAGVGAFHDPLPVRTVARLYDEYVHIVVRADSDVEGIPDLAGKTVSLGAESSGVNVIARRVLDAAGVDVASVRNPQLDLQESIRAMEESDIDGFFWVGGLPTPGIQDLASDLPVRLLPVEQEWVNAVNDRYSDVYRTADFPAGTYGLTAPAPTMAVPNYLVTAESTPDAVVRDVLRTLFDARSRIAVEVPAAALLNRRQAIFTAPVDLHPGAVEYYRETRR from the coding sequence ATGAGCGCCGCAGGGAGGCGGGTCCTGGCAGTCATCACGGCTGCGGTGCTGGTCGCGGCCCTGAGCGCGTGCACGCCGCGGGCGAGCGAATGGGGAGATGACACCGCCGTGATCGCCGGCGGGGGCTCGACCGGCGTCTACTTCGATTACGGGAGCCACCTCGCCGCCGAGCTCTCGGACGCGCTCGGCGTCCGCGCGGCAGTCGAGGAGACCGACGGCTCCGTCGAGAACCTGCTGCAGGTGGGCAGCGGTGAAGCGCTGCTCGGCTTCGCGCAGGGCGACGCGGCGGCGGATGCGGTCGCCGGCGTCGGAGCGTTCCACGATCCGCTTCCGGTGCGGACGGTGGCGCGGCTGTATGACGAGTACGTGCACATCGTGGTGCGTGCGGATTCGGATGTCGAGGGCATCCCGGATCTCGCGGGAAAGACCGTGTCGCTGGGGGCGGAGAGCTCGGGGGTGAACGTGATCGCCCGTCGCGTGCTCGACGCAGCCGGGGTCGACGTGGCGTCGGTGCGGAACCCGCAGCTGGACCTGCAGGAGTCGATCCGCGCGATGGAGGAGTCGGACATCGACGGTTTCTTCTGGGTGGGCGGTCTGCCGACCCCCGGTATCCAGGACCTCGCATCCGATCTGCCGGTGCGATTGCTCCCGGTCGAGCAGGAGTGGGTCAACGCGGTCAACGACCGCTACTCCGATGTCTATCGCACGGCGGACTTCCCGGCCGGCACCTACGGGCTCACGGCACCGGCGCCCACGATGGCCGTGCCGAACTACCTCGTCACGGCGGAGTCCACGCCGGACGCGGTGGTGCGCGATGTGCTGAGGACGCTGTTCGACGCCCGTTCGCGCATTGCGGTGGAGGTGCCAGCCGCCGCGCTGCTGAACCGCCGACAGGCGATCTTCACGGCCCCTGTCGATCTTCACCCCGGCGCGGTGGAGTACTACCGCGAGACCCGGCGCTGA
- a CDS encoding sensor histidine kinase encodes MRTRLVIVFLVPLIAILLSLGGATGLSAARSIQQALYTEQLGDLGYFVTSARQALSSGSATVIEGEARRFQDVYGIEVVVFDLTGAAWAMSDPGLEVLADDEAERVRLALSGRRAEAPEPAFPWVIPDTGMVEPVFDDGDVIGAVMITADVEAPRAAILQQMLVLGAIAVVSIVLGVLLVFQLARWVLSPVRRLDEAMIAIERGEMHARVSEDTGPPELRRMTRVFNGMAEEIERVLARQQEFALNASHELRNPLNALLLRVEHLSTGLGPEWQGDVEETREEGRRMARILETLLGLARRGQADSMFSAVDLAVVAARRADAWREVAAQRGIAFRAVGENAVVSVTDRTIVESALDAVIDNAVKFSPDEGTIEVGAHREADTAVITVRDHGPGLPEDQVGSATDRFWRSADSGDTPGSGLGLAIATDLLSSIGAELSVSSPEGGGLMVALRVPEGVIA; translated from the coding sequence ATGCGCACCCGACTCGTCATCGTCTTCCTCGTGCCGTTGATCGCCATCCTGCTCTCGCTCGGCGGGGCTACAGGGCTCAGCGCGGCGCGCAGCATCCAGCAGGCGCTCTACACCGAGCAGCTGGGCGACCTCGGCTACTTCGTGACCAGCGCACGGCAGGCGCTCAGCTCGGGGAGTGCGACCGTGATCGAGGGGGAGGCCCGACGCTTCCAGGACGTGTACGGGATCGAGGTGGTCGTGTTCGACCTCACGGGCGCTGCGTGGGCGATGAGCGATCCCGGCCTCGAGGTCCTGGCCGATGATGAGGCCGAGCGCGTGCGCCTGGCGCTCTCGGGGCGAAGGGCGGAGGCACCGGAACCGGCGTTCCCCTGGGTGATCCCCGACACGGGCATGGTGGAACCGGTGTTCGACGACGGCGATGTGATCGGTGCTGTCATGATCACGGCCGACGTCGAGGCGCCACGTGCCGCCATCCTGCAGCAGATGCTGGTGCTCGGGGCGATCGCGGTCGTGTCGATCGTCTTGGGCGTGCTGCTCGTGTTCCAGCTGGCGCGCTGGGTGCTCTCGCCGGTGCGCCGTCTGGATGAGGCGATGATCGCGATCGAGCGCGGCGAGATGCACGCGCGGGTCTCGGAGGACACCGGCCCTCCGGAGCTGCGACGGATGACCCGTGTCTTCAACGGCATGGCCGAAGAGATCGAACGTGTGCTGGCGCGGCAACAGGAGTTCGCGCTGAACGCCTCCCATGAACTGCGGAACCCTCTCAACGCCCTGCTGCTGCGCGTCGAACACCTCTCGACCGGGCTCGGTCCCGAGTGGCAGGGTGATGTGGAGGAGACCCGAGAAGAGGGGCGGCGGATGGCCCGCATCCTCGAGACGCTGCTCGGGCTCGCACGTCGAGGGCAGGCGGACTCGATGTTCTCCGCCGTCGATCTGGCGGTCGTGGCAGCCCGGCGCGCCGACGCGTGGCGCGAGGTCGCCGCTCAGCGCGGCATCGCGTTCCGCGCCGTCGGCGAGAACGCGGTCGTGAGCGTGACGGATCGCACGATCGTGGAGAGTGCCCTGGACGCGGTGATCGACAACGCCGTCAAGTTCTCGCCGGATGAGGGCACGATCGAGGTCGGCGCGCACCGTGAGGCCGACACGGCCGTGATCACCGTGCGCGACCACGGTCCCGGACTTCCCGAGGACCAGGTCGGTTCCGCGACCGACCGATTCTGGCGCAGCGCCGACAGCGGCGATACACCGGGCTCGGGGTTGGGGCTCGCGATCGCCACCGACCTCCTCTCGTCGATCGGTGCGGAGCTGTCGGTCTCATCGCCCGAAGGCGGCGGGTTGATGGTCGCGCTGCGAGTGCCGGAAGGGGTGATCGCATGA
- a CDS encoding response regulator transcription factor codes for MRILIVEDDERVAAALDAFLARSGYATVRAADGAQALDLLDADTEVVLLDLGLPDVDGIDLCRRIRGRSDVPIVVVTARSQVTERIKGLRAGADDFVVKPYDVHELLARIEAVTRRSRAVRPDSDARIVVHDGEVQIDFVARQLLIDEVPVELTRKEFDIVAVLARYPGVAVPKERLIREVWNTDWRGFGHSLEVHVGAIRRKTGERTLIETVRGVGYRLAGA; via the coding sequence ATGAGGATTCTGATCGTGGAGGACGACGAACGCGTCGCCGCTGCTCTCGATGCCTTCCTCGCACGCTCCGGCTATGCGACCGTTCGCGCTGCGGACGGCGCTCAGGCCCTGGATCTCCTCGATGCCGACACCGAGGTGGTGCTGCTGGATCTGGGCCTGCCCGATGTCGACGGCATCGATCTGTGCCGGCGGATCCGCGGTCGCTCCGACGTGCCGATCGTGGTCGTCACGGCGAGGAGCCAGGTCACCGAGCGCATCAAGGGCCTCCGCGCCGGCGCCGACGACTTCGTCGTGAAACCCTACGACGTGCATGAGCTGCTGGCCCGCATCGAAGCGGTCACGCGGCGCTCACGTGCGGTGCGACCGGACTCCGATGCGCGGATCGTGGTGCACGACGGGGAGGTGCAGATCGACTTCGTCGCCCGGCAGCTCCTCATCGACGAGGTGCCGGTCGAGCTCACCCGCAAGGAGTTCGACATCGTCGCGGTGCTGGCACGCTATCCCGGTGTCGCCGTGCCCAAGGAACGGCTCATCCGCGAGGTGTGGAACACCGACTGGCGCGGCTTCGGGCACTCGCTCGAGGTGCATGTCGGCGCGATCCGTCGCAAGACCGGAGAACGCACGCTGATCGAGACCGTACGGGGAGTCGGATACCGGCTGGCGGGCGCCTGA
- a CDS encoding TrmH family RNA methyltransferase, whose product MLENPRSPRVRAVAKLTKRSARTETGLFLLEGPQAVREALTYRPESIVELFATPTGWEKHADIRANAADADIDVEYVTEYVLNAMADTVTPQGLIAVVRQMPTSVRDVFAARPRLVAICEEVRDPGNLGTIIRAADAAGADAVVLTGRTVDPYNPKVVRATTGSLFHLPVSVAADLADVVDRAHAAGLNILAADVKGDDLLAARADGVLAEPTAWLFGNEARGLEDTALELADRVLKLPIFGRAESLNLATAASVCLYESAFAQRAAAG is encoded by the coding sequence GTGCTGGAGAACCCCCGGTCCCCCCGAGTCCGTGCTGTCGCGAAGCTGACCAAGCGCAGCGCGCGTACCGAGACAGGTCTGTTCCTTCTCGAAGGTCCGCAGGCCGTGCGCGAAGCGCTCACCTACCGCCCTGAGTCGATCGTCGAGCTGTTCGCGACGCCGACAGGTTGGGAGAAGCATGCGGACATCCGTGCAAACGCTGCGGATGCCGACATCGACGTCGAGTACGTCACCGAGTACGTCCTGAACGCGATGGCAGACACGGTCACCCCGCAGGGGCTGATCGCGGTCGTCCGACAGATGCCGACATCCGTGCGCGACGTGTTCGCCGCACGCCCTCGACTCGTCGCGATCTGCGAGGAGGTGCGTGATCCGGGCAACCTCGGAACGATCATCCGCGCGGCCGATGCGGCAGGGGCGGACGCCGTCGTGCTGACCGGTCGCACCGTCGACCCTTACAACCCCAAGGTGGTGCGCGCGACGACAGGCTCGCTGTTCCACTTGCCGGTCTCCGTCGCCGCTGATCTGGCTGATGTCGTCGACCGTGCCCACGCGGCAGGGCTCAACATCCTCGCGGCCGATGTCAAGGGCGATGACCTGCTCGCGGCGCGTGCCGACGGTGTGCTGGCGGAGCCCACCGCCTGGCTGTTCGGCAACGAGGCCCGAGGCTTGGAGGACACGGCCTTGGAGCTCGCGGACCGCGTGCTGAAGCTGCCGATCTTCGGTCGCGCGGAATCCCTGAACCTGGCGACCGCCGCCAGCGTCTGCCTGTATGAGAGTGCTTTCGCCCAGCGCGCTGCTGCGGGCTGA